From the Plasmodium malariae genome assembly, chromosome: 2 genome, one window contains:
- the RPB9 gene encoding DNA-directed RNA polymerase II subunit RPB9, putative, whose protein sequence is MAEVTFCEECNNILYSRSDRKNKKLIYVCRSCEYISHKQNEENNIVARINYNYNRKEDIYIHPETKNDPALGRVRDWTCKQCGNNEAVFLQLPEKISYNPMALIYVCTDKHCHYWEKEIQPMSEDQLYNRSDLSTDSSEERELRTYVKQEIGVEVDEKEGNKKKRKKLKKVNADNGEEIKEAEQEDGDKNENVDEDEDEEKKEENRLKQELYNIIKTNEKEHSEHIDIKEENESDVDEYFCE, encoded by the exons aTGGCTGAAGTGACTTTCTGTGAAGAGTGTAATAATATCTTATACTCCAGGAGTGAtcgaaaaaacaaaaagctaatatatgtatgtaggAGTTGCGAGTACATATCacataaacaaaatgaagaGAATAACATAGTTGCTAGGATAAACTATAACTACAACAGGAA AGaagatatatacattcaCCCCGAAACGAAAAACGACCCCGCGCTAGGTCGAGTACGTGACTGGACGTGCAAACAATGCGGAAACAACGAAGCGGTATTTTTGCAGTTACCAGAAAAGATCAGTTACAACCCTATGGCATTGATTTATGTGTGTACTGATAAGCATTGTCATTACTGGGAGAAAGAAATACAGCCTATGAGTGAAGACCAGTTATATAATAGAAGTGATCTGTCCACAGATTCATCCGAGGAAAGAGAGTTGAGAACATACGTTAAACAGGAGATAGGTGTAGAAGTAGatgaaaaagaaggaaataaaaaaaagaggaagaaattgaaaaaagtaaatgcTGATAATGGGgaggaaataaaagaagCAGAACAAGAAGATGGCGATAAGAATGAGAATGTGGATGAAGACGAGgatgaggaaaaaaaagaagaaaatcgACTGAAACAGGAGctatacaatataataaagacaaatgaaaaagagCATAGTGAACATATAGACATAAAGGAGGAAAATGAAAGTGATGTAGATGAGTATTTTTGTGAATaa
- the PmUG01_02013900 gene encoding conserved Plasmodium protein, unknown function: MKKFCLTSFLPSISIFVFSFISSSEQVYDIGRLPISEKRIALNLIQVYEETKDAQMKFYEKFDNTQQLFNEIKAEKSSTSREDDQARGFIKTPLQDATSNTTNPSTSTSSSFVQIMSKGPVEEETIWRALYDTQLRRSPPTEEVHVFSTEDVEKEYGKARFDAFISQIYMMKNQFEKDLLYMNEELPRQKKIKDVINKAALLEQHINMQNKGNYYKNGPVQKTYATRVLC; encoded by the coding sequence ATGAAAAAGTTTTGTTTGACTTCTTTCCTTCCAagtatttccatttttgtattttctttcatttcaTCCAGTGAACAAGTATACGACATCGGAAGATTGCCCATATCAGAAAAAAGAATTGCTCTAAATTTAATACAAGTATATGAGGAAACAAAAGATGCtcaaatgaaattttatgaaaaattcgATAATACGCAGCAACTCTTCAATGAAATAAAGGCGGAGAAAAGTAGTACTTCGAGAGAAGATGACCAAGCAAGGGGATTTATTAAAACCCCCCTGCAAGATGCCACTTCCAATACTACAAATCCCTCCACTAGTACTTCCTCCTCCTTTGTTCAAATAATGTCTAAAGGCCCCGTAGAGGAAGAAACCATATGGAGAGCCCTGTACGACACACAATTAAGGCGGTCCCCTCCAACTGAAGAGGTTCATGTATTTTCAACAGAAGATGTAGAAAAAGAATATGGAAAAGCAAGGTTTGATGCATTTATatcacaaatatatatgatgaaaaaCCAATTTGAAAAAGATTTACTCTACATGAATGAAGAATTGCcaaggcaaaaaaaaataaaggatgTAATAAATAAGGCTGCTCTACTAGAACAGCACATAAACATGCAGAACAAAGGGaactattataaaaatggacCTGTGCAGAAGACGTACGCAACGAGGGTACTCTGCTAA
- the PmUG01_02013800 gene encoding selenocysteine-specific elongation factor selB homologue, putative has translation MINVNVGVLGHVDSGKTSLCKCLSETLSTCALDKHKQSQERGITIDLGFSSFYIKKKKCKLFRKGGEESNKRNDEWNDVRSDERNDACIDHGKGDGSALTDLGTNKQMIISGENGLRNNFIASSKNERDEETIQVCLVDCPGHHSLLKCIVMGAEITDIIFLVIDINKGIQKQTIECLVLCEIVRSDIIIILNKIDLIPINEREKKIKLMKKKIEDALSKTRLRHLKYYIISLSAYIKRDDNMNDGCVERGLCNRGKEGIEEQEDEERKEVELYVDEYKTNNYKRENYICASDEKDDEINCSPRKGKRTHLVSKNDENTGPKKYEQKHEQKCKKTYEQNYAHTYEQNSTRRKEERKSCFANVDALIDLLSSIVRIPVKTKCTYEEFYFLFDHSFDIKGKGTAYTGTVIRGRIRNNCNIVILPINEKGKIKEIQTFKKKVEEGTKGDRLSLLISNNNLKNTKKIERGIIVFEKSNISYFSIFICKVKFVEFYKKNMNNAELLTCIIGFSSSPCYGYFFKKMVNQNGTAPNAEANAKVNVAISGTSNVTVNSTSQSEEWGHKPFDRNGHYVLVDKINFFTPQRDRESEGSEHGKGKDKSERSEHGKDESEEEEVYFLTVMKTKIYCYTNEKCIFLKNDDKLNCRICMYGHIIDMIDDDRHHKKSPFIVNKKPALNEYEGFENMKIMNAKEKIGLIEKVFDNFTLLCKNIFTSSSQITQYLDKKIYIVNSSYQNNKNEFKIEYIGRITKPFAKNGKFFAQFDEDISHIEKNCKSFIVLIKYYKDILTKRKIFL, from the coding sequence ATGATTAATGTAAATGTTGGCGTGTTGGGACATGTAGACTCAGGGAAAACAAGTTTGTGTAAATGCCTGAGTGAAACGTTAAGTACATGTGCATTAGATAAGCACAAACAAAGTCAGGAAAGAGGTATAACCATAGACCTAGGTTTTTCGtccttttatattaaaaaaaaaaaatgcaagtTGTTCCGTAAGGGTGGAGAGGAGAGTAACAAAAGGAATGATGAATGGAATGATGTACGCAGTGATGAAAGGAACGATGCATGTATTGATCATGGGAAAGGGGATGGAAGTGCCCTGACCGACCTGGGAACGAATAAACAAATGATCATATCGGGAGAGAACGggttaagaaataattttattgctTCTTCAAAAAATGAACGAGATGAAGAAACAATTCAGGTATGTTTGGTCGATTGTCCTGGTCATCATTCCCTACTAAAATGCATTGTGATGGGAGCAGAAATAAcagatataatttttctagtCATTGACATAAACAAAGGAATACAAAAACAAACCATCGAGTGCTTAGTTCTTTGTGAAATAGTAAGAAgtgatattattataatattaaacaaaatagacCTAATACCAATAaatgaaagagaaaaaaaaataaaattaatgaaaaaaaaaattgaagatgCGTTGAGTAAAACTCGTTTGAggcatttaaaatattatataattagcTTGTCAGCATATATTAAGAGGGATGACAACATGAATGATGGATGTGTAGAGCGTGGTTTGTGCAATAGGGGGAAAGAAGGGATAGAAGAACAAGAAGATGAAGAAAGGAAAGAAGTGGAACTATATGTAGATGAATACAAAACGAACAATTATAAGAGAGAAAATTATATCTGCGCATCGGATGAAAAAGATGACGAAATAAATTGCAGCCCACGCAAAGGGAAAAGGACACATCTCGTTAgcaaaaatgatgaaaatactGGACCAAAAAAGTATGAGCAGAAGCATGAGCAAAAGTGTAAGAAAACGTATGAGCAAAATTATGCACACacatatgaacaaaatagcACACGACGAAAGGAGGAAAGAAAAAGCTGTTTCGCGAATGTAGATGCTCTTATAGACCTACTGTCCAGTATCGTGAGGATACCAGTGAAGACAAAGTGCACGTATGAAgagttttattttctttttgatcATTCTTTCGATattaaaggaaaaggaaCAGCATACACAGGGACAGTGATTAGAGGAAGAATTAGAAATAACTGCAATATTGTTATATTGCCAATAAATGAAAAGGGGAAAATTAAGGAAATacaaacatttaaaaaaaaggtagaAGAAGGAACAAAAGGAGATAGACTCTCTCTTTTAATTTcgaataataatttgaaaaatacaaaaaaaatagaaagaggtataattgtttttgaaaaatcaaatatctcctatttttccatatttatttgtaaggTAAAGTTCGTtgaattttacaaaaaaaatatgaacaatgcAGAACTGCTAACCTGTATAATAGGATTTTCCTCTTCTCCTTGTTACGggtacttttttaaaaaaatggtaaatcAAAATGGCACAGCGCCAAATGCGGAAGCCAATGCGAAAGTCAATGTGGCTATCAGTGGAACGTCGAATGTAACAGTCAACTCAACTAGTCAGTCGGAAGAGTGGGGGCATAAACCATTTGATCGAAACGGACATTATGTGTTGGTTGATAAGATTAATTTCTTTACGCCGCAAAGGGACAGAGAAAGTGAAGGTAGTGAACATGGTAAAGGTAAGGATAAAAGTGAAAGAAGCGAACACGGGAAGGATGAGAGTGAAGAGGAAGAAGTCTACTTTTTAACAGTCATGAAGACGAAAATATACTGTTACACTAATGAAAagtgcatatttttaaaaaacgaTGATAAGCTAAACTGCcgaatatgtatgtatgggCATATTATAGACATGATTGATGATGATAGGCACCATAAAAAAAGTCCatttattgttaataaaaaaccAGCTTTAAACGAATATGAAGGttttgaaaatatgaaaataatgaatgcaaaggaaaaaattggATTAATTGAAAAGGTATTTGATAATTTCACCCTGCTATGcaagaatatttttacttcGTCTAGTCAAATTACCCAATATttggataaaaaaatttatattgttaattcatcttatcaaaataataaaaatgaattcaaaatagaatatattgGTCGTATAACTAAACCTTTTGCAAAAAATGGTAAATTCTTTGCACAGTTTGATGAAGATATATCTCATATTGAAAAAAACTGTAAATCGTTTATCGTTCTTATCAAATATTACAAGGACATATtgacaaaaaggaaaattttcctttaa
- the PmUG01_02013500 gene encoding bromodomain protein, putative has product METRRSLREKTKQKDIEENNSKTKGKNDDRRISRNSGNENCSIDFPWNKVEDNVVRKKYNNKKEEKAIKLVNEQRGRESDRGFRKDYKEEMAWNNLGKNGKEEKVENWKGDNAKEDNGDRNKSGNRDGDESRDCNGGDVNRCRRKSSNWNNDGKSKKNSKAILSVCVEEENEVIECSETIKKGGIKKNNSKYKKKNSQINKTHDDMHVEVCKDKERGNGKGQGEGNDEDDNTEEVLLHTKRKENRTRSSMLLRRQSSNTYDSNYLYYPYSQSSKRTRGKRTDGVEIAHETQENGGKYEEQNSVTRISTRKENRIEHVKVEEVSIKSKKGNNTKMKNEMKSECTHGGIQNEVILSKEDILSNAMLLPSDVLLPSDVLLPSDILLPSDVLVSNEEFPVITPKVGEVSTFQVCGINDLTERGEEEILKESSVLLLDENCYDLRKKREDGNSSNPTMSAFVDSDINEHSNKSNKRSGNSNTSRGVNNSINHNSINYSSNNNISNGMKSNYQMRRGKASAVINIQGGKQNQSSLNRSIKRRLSQVLDNMRRKQIFDRISYADDYADVYFGRKGGVEAEADGIEAKSDGIEAKSDGIEAKLDGIEAKADRVQAKVAGGEVLVQGGIESIDAGIEHTQGGIDREKEKKETKSIMQSRTNDQRKGETDEYKLKKDIAPYMNHINIDIMYNKLHYDMYKDEKEFNEDMLIIFNSIKKVIEQTEDEKEKMHLFNLRTKALKDYENEFYKLLVSIRGTKEAKKFVNMQMEYNSEEEKFFAKMFTQVSGRSESRAEGKTESKSGVGGDRYTLDSRGREGRNTRYNKLKQSISLLRLKEEEEQEDIESKEGIYEEPFDSEMFEVLKGRDMSIDIAEGETPIGVDVLSKGEVSTVCRGEQSNTVGSSSFRLKLRLSSVSFGNASKDDNHMGGDATEHAMEDSIWYVDERLNERPNEQLNISSSSSNGKAYGRGEVYKDVVQNTQVDSSFAPLRKRRERKDSIREGIRNSEMEAEKEEMVQQKHEKDDDIDRGDKWGETTRYHLKGKRGEEECEDISGISGFDWISGCDGISRKGVSTSGVGVVNMSSDKIGGKAEVKRTLNQWEKMLRDNVLKLLKSDSNSVYFRIPVLEDKNINETIKREYKEKIKKPMDYLTVSKKLSEGIYKKPEDFYLDMKLIYKNCLDFNPDISHNQYIIDAAKSSADKFENLWLKWKDKIHNSYLDLNNNVFNVNYYFDFFKNSMKKYSSIYALWMNYLISNKINFEEFCKIRNINVKELNEKSKPKINLKNVNLKDYKNLNKSNLFFYVFKKEYEYILNINKKDRVAINYDENYELQLKRGRTNAAVVVTSKGANESVSEEVGKQQSKQMDKQMDKQMDKQMDKQMDKQVVKQVVKQVVKQVGRHEDKHADKHAGKHVGSKSGNKTTGKRVNDNTTDDINTGRINSKEEIKIILRNKKSEKKAYHTRVVREGKEKKIASSKAFKRNRRKNGYNNISSSVNNGSSTYGSSFGCSSGNSSSSNGSSSSNGSSSSNGSSSSNGNRGNQNNGVIYFEENIFENYLDNKKSCMMKYENNIFITDCFYYKNIFKNLYDFIDENSTDDNSNEMHKMLPWNGARSGPYHAEREVHVIESDNEKENNLGNSVNVKKKKEKEEKNYDKNYDKNYDKNYDKNYDKNFDKNFDKNNDKNYDKNFDKNNDKNYDKNFDKNYDKNYDKNFDKNYDKNYDKNYDKNFDKNYDKNYDKNFDKNYDKNFDKNYDKNSDANCGMTEEGSSQQEQTDLPLQGGMRNGKRKFLGNEKICISFKRKRRTTKIVCKQFQMHSEDSSSTPEDDVLSRGTVLKDGKEVVAQPLYEVGVEVEQPHEVKVWTKLCPEEGIIRDVPDKEVNNVGSGIGMLEVAGNSSSSVVRVCENDSREGAVDVNNWEEFICKQENGTVYVGDKENEWSSGRVDLGRDDEVLEILGKLGGSVSTEKEAVAEGVEVIEVVEAEKGTTSKVVEAEKGTTSEVVEAERGITSKVVEAERGITSKVVEAERGATSDVAEAEESADSLEDSVLFNISNKDMYNFHILFEKDKKLKDEFFLKNHISEKTLLLNLHMEYSSLLDQSFFPVSDTYFYNYYFDDHFFFFIRSSHMLNLFIKVQRKNILLSQEIYFEFLKIHLMNKCKTNTDIEFYLCNYSASSEDTLVHFLEKCFKHLNAQSSNGSSLRLYDAANEISFLLSQIRMYIREVDILLRIDIDKTTHTTTISILKKKLL; this is encoded by the exons ATGGAAACCAGGAGGAGTCtaagagaaaaaacaaaacaaaaagacATCGAAGAGAACAATAGTAAAACAAAGGGAAAAAATGATGATAGGAGAATAAGTAGGAATAGTGGAAATGAAAACTGTAGTATTGATTTTCCATGGAATAAGGTTGAAGATAATGTAGTGAGAAAGAAATATAACaacaaaaaggaagaaaaggCAATAAAACTAGTTAATGAGCAGAGGGGGAGGGAGAGTGATAGAGGTTTTAGGAAAGACTACAAGGAAGAAATGGCATGGAACAATTtaggaaaaaatggaaaagaagAGAAAGTTGAAAATTGGAAGGGGGACAATGCGAAGGAGGATAATGGGGATAGGAATAAAAGTGGAAACAGGGATGGAGATGAAAGTAGGGACTGCAATGGAGGTGATGTCAATAGGTGTAGAAGAAAAAGCAGCAACTGGAACAATGATgggaaaagtaaaaagaattCAAAGGCCATCTTATCAGTTTGTGTTGAAGAAGAAAACGAGGTGATAGAATGTAGtgaaacaattaaaaaaggaggcattaaaaaaaataattctaaataTAAGAAGAAGAATAGTCAGATAAATAAAACTCATGACGATATGCATGTAGAAGTGTGTAAGGACAAAGAAAGAGGAAATGGGAAGGGTCAAGGTGAAGGGAATGACGAAGATGACAACACTGAGGAAGTTCTATTACatacaaaaaggaaagaaaacaGAACAAGATCAAGTATGTTACTCAGGAGGCAGAGTAGTAATACGTATGATAGCAATTATCTTTATTATCCATACAGTCAAAGTAGTAAAAGGACAAGAGGGAAAAGGACAGATGGTGTAGAAATAGCCCATGAAACACAAGAAAATGGGGGGAAATATGAAGAACAAAATAGTGTTACACGTATTTCTACTCGTAAAGAGAATAGGATAGAACACGTAAAGGTAGAAGAGGTAtcaataaaaagtaaaaaagggAACAACACCAAGATGAAAAACGAAATGAAGAGTGAATGCACACATGGAGGAATTCAAAATGAAGTCATTCTCTCGAAGGAAGATATTCTATCAAATGCTATGCTACTCCCAAGTGATGTACTTCTCCCTAGTGATGTACTTCTACCGAGTGATATACTTCTCCCGAGTGATGTGCTTGTCTCTAATGAGGAATTTCCAGTTATAACTCCAAAGGTGGGAGAAGTATCCACCTTTCAAGTTTGTGGTATAAATGATTTAACTGAACGAGGTGAAGAGGAGATCTTGAAGGAAAGTAGTGTGTTGCTGTTAGATGAAAATTGCTATGATTTGAGGAAGAAAAGAGAGGATGGAAACAGCAGTAACCCCACTATGAGCGCCTTCGTGGATTCTGACATAAACGAACACAgcaataaaagtaataaaaggAGTGGTAATAGTAACACCAGTAGAGGTGTTAACAATAGTATTAACCATAATAGTATTAACTAcagtagtaacaataacattAGTAACGGAATGAAGAGCAACTACCAGATGAGGCGCGGTAAGGCAAGCGCAGTGATAAACATACAAGGTGGTAAACAAAATCAATCATCATTAAATAGAAGCATCAAGAGAAGATTATCACAAGTTCTGGACAACATGAGGAGAAAGCAGATATTCGATAGAATCAGTTATGCCGACGATTATGCAGATGTTTATTTCGGAAGGAAGGGAGGGGTAGAGGCAGAAGCGGATGGGATTGAGGCAAAATCGGATGGGATTGAGGCAAAATCGGATGGGATTGAGGCAAAATTGGATGGGATTGAGGCAAAAGCAGACAGGGTTCAGGCAAAAGTTGCTGGAGGGGAGGTACTGGTCCAAGGGGGAATCGAATCTATCGATGCGGGAATAGAACATACCCAAGGAGGCATTGATAgagagaaggaaaaaaaagaaacgaaAAGTATAATGCAGAGTAGGACAAATGATCAAAGAAAGGGCGAAACagatgaatataaattaaaaaaggatattgCCCCATATATgaatcatataaatatagacattatgtataataaactTCATTATGATATGTACAAAGACGAAAAAGAGTTTAATGAAGATATgcttataattttcaatagtattaaaaaagtCATTGAACAAACAGAggatgaaaaggaaaaaatgcatttattCAACTTACGAACAAAAGCATTAAAAGATtatgaaaatgaattttataaactTTTGGTGTCCATCAGAGGGACAAAGGAAGCAAAGAAGTTTGTCAATATGCAAATGGAATACAACAGTGAGGAGGAAaaattttttgcaaaaatgttCACGCAGGTGAGTGGAAGAAGTGAAAGTAGAGCGGAAGGTAAAACGGAATCTAAAAGCGGAGTTGGAGGCGATAGATATACCTTAGATAGTAGAGGTAGAGAAGGAAGGAATACAAGatacaataaattaaaacaaagcATTTCTTTGTTAAGACTGAAGGAGGAGGAAGAACAGGAGGATATTGAATCGAAAGAAGGAATATATGAAGAACCATTCGACAGTGAAATGTTTGAAGTGCTCAAAGGAAGAGATATGTCCATAGATATTGCCGAAGGGGAAACACCTATAGGTGTAGATGTGCTATCTAAAGGTGAAGTTAGCACTGTATGTAGGGGTGAACAATCTAACACAGTAGGTTCGTCATCCTTTAGATTGAAACTAAGACTGAGCAGTGTATCCTTTGGAAATGCAAGTAAAGATGATAACCATATGGGTGGTGATGCTACTGAGCATGCTATGGAGGATTCGATCTGGTATGTCGATGAACGTTTAAACGAACGCCCAAATGAGCAACTAAACATAAGCAGCAGTAGCAGTAACGGAAAAGCTTACGGAAGGGGGGAAGTGTATAAGGATGTTGTACAAAACACTCAAGTGGATAGCAGTTTTGCTCCACTTAGAAAAAGAAGGGAAAGGAAGGACTCTATCCGAGAGGGTATCAGGAACAGTGAAATGGAAGCAGAGAAAGAGGAGATGGTACAACAGAAGCATGAGAAGGATGATGATATCGATCGTGGAGACAAGTGGGGGGAAACAACGAGGTATCATTTGAAGGGGAAAAGGGGTGAAGAAGAATGTGAGGATATTAGTGGGATAAGCGGCTTCGATTGGATTAGTGGCTGCGATGGAATTAGCCGCAAAGGTGTGAGTACAAGTGGGGTTGGTGTAGTCAACATGTCGAGTGATAAGATAGGAGGAAAGGCTGAGGTCAAAAGGACATTAAATCAATGGGAAAAAATGTTAAGAGATAATGTTTTGAAACTACTAAAGAGTGATAGTAACTCTGTTTATTTTCGAATTCCTGTTTTGGAGGACAAAAACATCAATGAAACGATAAAGAGAGAGTataaagaaaagataaagaaaCCTATGGATTATTTAACAGTTTCGAAAAAATTATCAGAAGGGATATACAAAAAACCAGAGGATTTTTATTTAGACATGAAGTTAATTTATAAGAATTGTCTTGATTTTAATCCAGATATATCACATAATCAGTATATTATAGATGCAGCCAAAAGCAGTGCGGATAAATTTGAGAATTTATGGTTAAAGTGGAAagataaaatacataatagcTACCTGGATttgaataataatgtatttaatgtaaattactattttgatttttttaaaaatagtatgaaaaaa tatagttctATATATGCCTTATGGATGAACTACCTTATaagcaataaaataaattttgaagaattttgtaaaattagaaatataaatgttaaagAATTGAATGAAAAAAGCAAACCGAAGATAAAtcttaaaaatgtaaatctGAAGGATTATAAAAACTTAAACAAGAgcaatttgtttttttatgtttttaagaaagagtatgaatacattttaaatattaacaaaaaggaCAGAGTGGCTATTAACTATGATGAGAATTACGAGTTGCAACTGAAGAGGGGAAGAACGAATGCTGCGGTGGTGGTGACAAGTAAAGGAGCAAACGAAAGCGTAAGTGAAGAGGTGGGTAAACAGCAGAGCAAACAGATGGACAAACAGATGGACAAACAGATGGACAAACAGATGGACAAACAGATGGACAAACAGGTAGTCAAACAGGTAGTCAAACAGGTAGTCAAACAGGTGGGTAGACATGAAGATAAGCATGCAGATAAGCATGCGGGTAAACATGTAGGCAGTAAAAGCGGAAATAAGACCACGGGTAAAAGAGTAAATGATAATACGACGGACGACATAAACACGGGTCGCATTAACtcaaaagaagaaattaaaataatattgagGAATAAGAAGagtgaaaaaaaagcatacCATACGAGAGTAGTGAGAGAaggaaaggaaaagaaaatagcGTCTTCTAAAGcgtttaaaagaaatagaagaaaaaatgggtataataatattagtagTAGTGTTAATAATGGTAGTAGTACTTATGGTAGTAGTTTTGGATGTAGTAGTGGTaatagtagcagtagtaatggtagcagtagtagtaatggtagcagtagtagtaatggtagtagcagtagtaatgGTAATAGGGGAAATCAAAATAACGGGGTAATATACTTTGAAGAGAATAtctttgaaaattatttagacAACAAAAAGAGTTGTATGATGAagtatgaaaataatatattcattacaGACTGTttctattataaaaatatattcaaaaatttgTATGATTTCATTGATGAAAACTCGACAGATGATAACTCGAATGAAATGCATAAGATGCTACCGTGGAACGGTGCGCGCAGTGGACCTTACCATGCAGAAAGGGAAGTGCATGTTATTGAAAGTGACAACGAGAAGGAAAATAACTTGGGAAATTCGGTGAacgtgaaaaaaaaaaaagagaaagaagagaaaaattatgataaaaattatgataaaaattatgataaaaattatgataaaaattatgataaaaattttgataaaaattttgataaaaataatgataaaaattatgataaaaattttgataaaaataatgataaaaattatgataaaaattttgataaaaattatgataaaaattatgataaaaattttgataaaaattatgataaaaattatgataaaaattatgataaaaattttgataaaaattatgataaaaattatgataaaaattttgataaaaattatgataaaaattttgataaaaattatgataaaaacaGCGATGCAAATTGCGGGATGACTGAGGAAGGATCTTCTCAACAGGAACAAACAGATCTTCCCCTACAAGGTGGTATGAGAAATGGTAAAAGAAAATTCTTAGGCAATGAAAAGATATGTATAAgttttaaaaggaaaagaaggaCGACTAAAATTGTGTGCAAGCAATTTCAGATGCATTCTGAGGACAGTAGTAGTACCCCTGAGGATGATGTTCTATCGAGAGGAACAGTTCTAAAGGATGGTAAGGAAGTGGTAGCACAACCATTGTACGAAGTGGGGGTGGAGGTAGAGCAGCCGCATGAAGTCAAGGTCTGGACGAAATTATGTCCAGAAGAAGGGATTATCCGTGATGTACCTGATAAGGAGGTGAATAACGTCGGAAGCGGCATTGGAATGTTAGAAGTGGCAGGCAACAGTAGTAGCAGTGTTGTCCGTGTGTGTGAGAATGATTCGAGGGAAGGTGCGGTGGATGTAAATAATTGGGAAGAGTTTATATGCAAACAAGAAAATGGCACTGTTTATGTAGGAGATAAAGAGAACGAGTGGAGTAGTGGACGAGTTGACTTAGGACGAGATGATGAAGTACTTGAAATTTTAGGGAAATTGGGTGGTAGTGTCAGTACAGAGAAGGAAGCAGTGGCAGAAGGGGTAGAAGTGATAGAAGTAGTAGAAGCGGAAAAGGGAACAACATCAAAGGTGGTAGAAGCGGAAAAGGGAACAACATCAGAGGTGGTAGAAGCGGAAAGGGGAATTACATCAAAGGTGGTAGAAGCGGAAAGGGGAATTACATCAAAGGTGGTAGAAGCGGAAAGGGGGGCTACATCCGACGTAGCGGAAGCTGAGGAAAGCGCAGATAGTCTGGAAGACTCCGTTCTCTTCAATATCAGCAACAAGGATATGTACAATTTCCacattttatttgaaaaggataaaaagtTGAAGGATGagttttttttgaaaaatcaTATTAGTGAAAAGACGTTACTGTTAAACTTACATATGGAATACAGTAGTTTACTTGATCAGTCCTTTTTTCCAGTCAGtgatacatatttttacaattattattttgatgatcattttttcttttttataagatCAAGTCACatgttaaatttatttataaaagttcaaaggaaaaatatattacttagTCAGGAAATATATTTCGAGTTTTTAAAAATCCATCTAATGAACAAATGCAAAACGAATACAGACATCGAATTTTATTTGTGTAATTACTCAGCTAGTAGTGAAGATACGTTAGTCCATTTTCTTGAAAAATGCTTTAAGCACTTGAATGCGCAAAGTTCGAACGGTAGTTCCTTGCGCTTGTACGATGCAGCTAACGAGATTTCCTTCCTCCTATCGCAAATACGGATGTACATCCGG GAGGTAGACATTCTGCTGAGGATAGACATTGACAAGACGACACACACCACCACGATAAGTATTTTAAAGAAGAAGTTATTGTGA
- the ERV1 gene encoding FAD-linked sulfhydryl oxidase ERV1, putative, which produces MEVEKCYEHSCNNRGKLKFYENKNSKKQNTFPPDREEIGRASWLILHTISANYPNEPTEEEKIKHTKFFYAFSNLYPCHICKLDLFQILKNYKLNCDNKISFSEFIFNLHNKVNEEIGKDIFPCDDIQHIIERYRTVE; this is translated from the coding sequence atggaggTAGAAAAATGCTACGAACATTCCTGCAACAACAGGgggaaattaaaattttatgaaaataaaaattcaaaaaaacaaaacacaTTTCCACCTGACAGGGAAGAAATAGGAAGAGCATCATGGCTAATTTTACATACCATATCCGCAAATTATCCGAACGAGCCAACAGAAGaggagaaaataaaacatactaaatttttttatgctttttcAAATTTGTATCCTTGTCATATATGTAAACTGGACCTATttcaaattttgaaaaactaCAAGCTGAATtgtgataataaaataagctTTTCagaattcatttttaacttGCATAATAAGGTGAATGAAGAGATAGGAAAGGACATATTTCCATGTGATGATATTCAACATATAATTGAAAGGTACCGGACAGTGGAATGA